The Terriglobales bacterium genome includes the window ATGTTGCCGTTGGCATTCGCGCTCGGAGCTGGATCCGAGATGCTGCAGCCATTGGCCATCGCTGTGATCGGCGGCATCCTGATCTCGATGGTGCTGTCGCTACTCGTCACTCCTGCCGTCTACTTCTATCTCACGCGTCGTCGAGAGGAGCATCTGGCGCAATAAGCGCGGCCAATGTCGATCGAGGTCATCTTTTTCGACGTGGGGGGTACGCTTCTTTTTCCCGATCACGAAAAGACGCTGATTCCACTTTGGAATCGCGGTGTGCGTCCCACCGAAGCCCAACTGCTCGTCGCTGAGCGCGCCGCTCGCAAAGAAATGGATCAGCTCGTCTCACGCACCGCGAAAGTCGATCAAAGCTACTGGGATACCTACTACTCGCGCTTACTTAGCGAAGTGGGGGTCAACGATGATGAGCTTCACGGGGAACTTGTGAAGCTCATACGTACATCCGCAAACTGGAGCCGCATGCGGCCGGGCACATTCGAAGCACTAGCGTCGCTAAAGCGCAAATACCGTCTCGCCGTGATTTCGAATTCCGACGGACATATGGGCGAGCGACTCGCGATTTTGGGATTCGGTTCGTACTTCGAGCATGTCACCGACTCGGGAAATATCGGACATGAGAAGCCCGCGCCACAAATATTTCAAGCGGCGCTCAGTGCAATGAGCGTTCAGGCAGATCGAGCGCTGTATCTTGGCGACATTTATGCAATCGATTATTTAGGAGCTCAAAAGGCAGGCATGAAGCCGGTGCTGATGGATATCGCCGGCGTTTACTCCCAAACCGATCTCCCGAGAATAGATTCGCTGGCGGAACTGGAATCTTGTCTCAAGAAATTCGTCTAAGTTGATGGATGCTGTCTCCGTGACCTCCGATTTTCAACATCGTGACCTTCGTGTTCGCCTCTCCCAATGACCGCAATTGATCTCTCAGCCGACATCGGTCTCGTCGCGGTAGGCCTGGCTACACTTAACTTGCTGATAGGGTCGCTGATCGCGATGCGCTACAGCCCGTGGCGATACTGGCCGCATCATCGCTTCAACATCTTTGCTATCCACAACTGGACTGGTTACGCGCTGCTTGGCGCTTGCATTCTGCATCCGGTGGTGCTGCTCGCGTCAGCGAGAGAGAGATTTCGGATCCGCGACATTCTCTATCCCGTGCATTCGCCGGTACAGCCGTTGGAGAACACAATCGGGGCTATTGCCTTGTACTGCGTCATCGTGGTTGTAATTACGTCGTACTTTCGGTTGAGTCTCGGCCGCCATTTGTGGAAGTCCTTTCACTTCGTGATCTACGCAGCCGCGGTCGCGATCTTCTGGCACAGCATCTTCACCAATCCCAACCTCGAAAAAGCTCCGGTCGACGTCCTCGACGGAGAGAAAGTGTTCATCGAGCTGTGCTCAATAGCCGTGGCAGGCCTTGTGGCCATGCGGTGGCGCTATGGCCTCCGGAAAAGAAGGTTGAAGGAGGCGCCTAAGCTGCTAAGCTCCTAAGCAGGTAAGCTTCGTGAGAACGCAGCCGTCTTTTTGGCTCAGCAGCTTAGAAGCTTAGCCGCTTAGGAGCTTCTTCTCTGCGCTGGATTATCAAATCCGTTGACGAACAGCTCACGGCCCGAATCGCTGCCGAGGCGCATGTCTCTCCGCTAGTGGCTCGGCTGCTTGTCGGACGCGGTGTGGGCAACGCTGATGCTGCTTGCCAGTTTCTTGGCCCTAAGCTCGATCATCTGCACTCGCCCTACCTGATGAAAGGCATGCGCCAGGCCGTTGCGCGCATTCAGCAGGCGGTCGCCAACCACGAGCGCATTCTCATTTACGGCGACTACGACGTTGATGGCACAACCGCAATCGTGATTCTGAAGAAAGCCATCGAGATCGTCGGAGGAACGGCCGAGTTTCACGTGCCGCATCGCATTCGC containing:
- a CDS encoding HAD family hydrolase; this translates as MSIEVIFFDVGGTLLFPDHEKTLIPLWNRGVRPTEAQLLVAERAARKEMDQLVSRTAKVDQSYWDTYYSRLLSEVGVNDDELHGELVKLIRTSANWSRMRPGTFEALASLKRKYRLAVISNSDGHMGERLAILGFGSYFEHVTDSGNIGHEKPAPQIFQAALSAMSVQADRALYLGDIYAIDYLGAQKAGMKPVLMDIAGVYSQTDLPRIDSLAELESCLKKFV
- a CDS encoding ferric reductase-like transmembrane domain-containing protein, whose product is MTAIDLSADIGLVAVGLATLNLLIGSLIAMRYSPWRYWPHHRFNIFAIHNWTGYALLGACILHPVVLLASARERFRIRDILYPVHSPVQPLENTIGAIALYCVIVVVITSYFRLSLGRHLWKSFHFVIYAAAVAIFWHSIFTNPNLEKAPVDVLDGEKVFIELCSIAVAGLVAMRWRYGLRKRRLKEAPKLLSS